TACCGCACGACACTGCCGACCGCCGATACCGAGGACGACCGGCAGACTTCCGAGATCGTGAAGTCGGCCTATCGCGAGTCGGATATCGACACCGTGCGGCTCATCCGCCAGTTCGTGCAAGGCAACGGCAGCGCGCCTAACGCGCTGCACTGAAGTCCCCCCGGCGTTTGTCGGCCCGCCCTGCTCGGATCGGCAAACGCCAATTCATGACGCCGCACTTCGATTCGGCTCTGACTATCGACGCTGAATTTCGATGAATATCTCGCAGTTGTAAATGTGAACGATTATCATTTAGAATCATTCCATCGAATCGAGACAAAGACGTCACGTTCATGACCGAACTGAACCGCACCTCCACGCTAAGCTTGCGCCGCAACGGCAGTTCGGCATTGACCAGCGCGCGGCCCAAACCGGCCGTCGCACAGCCGCAGCCGCGCAAGACCGCCGAACCGGCGGTCGCCACGGCAAGCGATGAGCGCAAGCTGGACAGCGCGGCGCTGCTGCAAGGCCGCAGCCATGTGAGCATCATGCACAACGGCGAGACGTATCAGCTGCGGGCCACCCGGCTCGGCAAGCTGATCCTGACGAAATAGGAAACCGCGAGGTTTCAACCGGGTATTGTGGGGACCGCCTCCTCTGAGAGGCGTTGGGGCATTAGCCAGCAACGACGGCTTGCACGCGAGATCTAGACCCCTTCGTGCAGACATCCTTCAAGCTTCAAGCCAGCCGTCGAAGCAAGCCACGCCATTTTTTTGTTCTCACAGCTGTATCGATCCGGAGTTGGCGCTTTAGCGCTGACTCCGGTCCCATGCAAAGCACGGGGCGGCGCGCGAAGCGTGAGCCGCCCGGGCTACGCGCCCCGAACAAAAGCCGCGGCACAGGTCCGCGGCTTTTGTTTTTCTGGCGACGCCAAGCGCATCGACAAATGCGCCTACTCGACCCCAAGCGCCACGATGCCAGCACGCGCAATCGCCGCATCCTGGTCGGACTTCACGCCCGATACCCCCACCGCGCCAATGACATCGCCGTTCACGGTCACGGGCACGCCGCCTTCCAGCATGCCGGTGAGCGGCGCGCTGAGAAACGCCGTGCGCCCCTGCTTGATGACCTCCTCATAGACCTTGCTCTCGCGGCGCCCGAGCGCAGCGGTGCGGGCCTTGGCCACGGCAATTTCGGCGGTGATGGGCGCGGCGGCGTCTAGCCGGCGCAGGTACAGCAGATGGCCGCCATCATCGACGATGGCGATCGTCACATTCCATTCATTCGCGCGGGCGTGCGCAACGGCTGCGTCGGCTACCCGGATCACGTCTTCATCGGTCAGTACTGCTCGCGTTCGCATGCGTCTCTCCGAAAAGTCAAAAACCGGGTTTGGCCTGTCCCACGCCAACCCGGTCTTTCAGAGTAACCCAGACTTGCGCCGCGACGCGCCGCCGCCTTGTATGTCGGCTATATCAGCGGCAGACGAAGAAGCGGCGGAAGAAACGTCAACGCACCCAGCCCCAGAACATGAGCCACCACGCGCTGTCCACCACGGCGAGCGCGAGCGCGAAGCCCGCAAGCGCGAGCGCGCGCTGCCAGAACCGCGAGCTGTAGCGGCCCGTCACGCGCCACGCGAGCCAGGCGCTCCAGAGATTCGTGATGACGAGAATCGCGATGCGTACCTCCGCGGCCCAGTCGAGCGGCACGTGCTCCGCACGCAGGAGCGAGAGCGTCGTGGCCGAGAGGCCGAGGAACACACCTGCCCCGGCAAGCGGTATCAGCGACTGCGCGAAGTGATGCAGGCGCCGCATCTCGAAACGCCCGAGCACGGCCGTCGATCCCGCGAGGATCACGAGCAGCGCCGTGCCATAGACGAGCGCCGTGGCGACGATATAGCCGACGATCATTGTGCCGTCGAGCCACGAGAACACGTCGTTCTGCTCCGGATAATGCGTTAGCAGGAACCACGGCGCGTTGGTGTCGAGCGGCCAGGTGATATCGCGGTCGATGAGCCAACCGGCGAGCCACTGCTTGATGCCGATGAACCACGGCGAGCCCGTCCAGTGGAACGCGCCAATTGCCACGCCGAGCAAGCCGTAGAGAATCAGCGCGGTATCCCACGGGTTCGCCTGGCTGTCGCCCAGCTCGACCACTTCCTCCGCGGGCGAGCGCCACGAGAGCGAAATGGCGTCGCGGTGGCCGCTGCAGCGTCCGCACATGTGGCATTGCGCGGCACCCTTCATGTTGCGCAGCGGTACGAGCGGCGCGCAGTTCACGGGAATCACGCGATGTCCGCCGTGTTCGCCGTGTGTGTAGGAGTTACGCCAGGCGTCTTCGTCGACCTTGAAGCGAAACGGCGCGAGACGCGCCAGAAGCGCAAAAACCCCGTTCACGGGGCAAAGATACTTGCACCAGACGCGCTTCTCGCGTCCGTACAGAAAGCCGATCACCATCGCGCCGAGCGTCGAGCCGCCCAGCACCAGCAGCACCGCCTTGGGGTACTGGTAGACGCTCACCATCTGACCGTAGATCGTGGTGAGTCCGAAGGCCACGAAGGGCCAGCCGCCCCAGCGCATCCAGCGCGGAATCGCGCGGCCGCGTCCGAACTTGCTGGCGAACTCGGTGAGCGCGCCTTCGGGGCAGAGCACGCCGCACCACACGCGGCCGAGCAGCACCATCGAGAGCAGCACGAACGGCCACCAGATGCCCCAGAACACGAACTGCGCCGCGAGCGTGAGATTGCTCCACAGGTGCGCCGTGTCGCCGGGCAGCGGCATCACCGCCGGCACGAGAATCAGGAATGCGTAGACGGCGACGACGACCCACTGCACGGCGCGGATCGCCGCGCCGTGACGTTGCATCCACTGGCCCGCCTGGGCGAGCTTGCCAGGGCGCCCGTGTGCCTGCGTCGGGCGAGCGGATGCACAACTCATGCTGCCTTCCTCTTCGCAACCGCGCCCGCGCGGCCGGTGGCGCGCCGCACGAGGAACCACACTACGAGCCAGTACACGGCGTAGGCGATCAGGTTCATGAGCGCCGGATGCGCGCGGTAACCCGTGAGCGTCGCAACGAGCGAGCCGAAGGTGCTCGAGTCGTCGAGGATCGCCGAGGAGTTCCATACCTGGTCGACGATGGTCGGCAGGATTTCCTTGTCGATCAGCTTGTCCACGCCGGTCTGGAACAGCCCCGCGCCGAGGAACAGCAGCATGATCTCGGTGACGCGGAAGAAATGCCGCCACGAGAAGATCTTGCCGCCCAGCTGCAGCAGATAGAACGTGAGGAACGCCAGCGCGAGGCCGATCAGCACCGCGAGATACTGGCTCGCGTCCACGTGGCCCGACTGGCCGAAGCCGAGGCCATAGAGGAAGATCACCGTCTCGCTGCCTTCACGCGCGATGGCCAGCGCGACGAGAATCGTCACGCCCCACCAGTTCGCGTCGCGCGTGCTCTTTTCCAGCGACTCTTCCATCTCGCGCTTGAGCGTGCGGCCGTGCTGTTTCATCCACAACACCATCTGCACGATCAGCACGCACGCCACCAGCACCATGCCGGTCTGGAAGTAGTCCTGCGCGTCGCCCGAAAGCACTTCCGTGAAGCCGACCAGCGCCGCGCCGAGCGCGACGGCGGCAATGATGCCGAGCGCCACGCCGCCCCACAGGTACGGCACGCCGCGCCGCGCATCCGCGTCGCCGTTTTTCAGCCACGCATAAAGAATCCCGACGACGAGCAGCGCCTCGACGCTCTCCCGCCATACGATGAACATCACCTGACCCATTCAACACCTCCTGCTACCGGCGCTACACGCCGGCGGCCTTACTTCGCACCACTCACCTGGCTACGATCACGCCCTGCGCCTGCTGGTGGAAATCGTCGAAGAACTTGTACTCGCCCGGATCGAGCGGCGCGATCACAACGAACGAGTCCGCGCCCGGCGCCAGCACCTTTTCCTTGCGCAACTGAACGCTCTCGAACTCCGCCGCGCCCTTGCCCGTATTGCGCACCTCGATCTTGATGCGCTTGCCCGCCGGCACTTCGATGCGTG
The Paraburkholderia acidiphila genome window above contains:
- the hemP gene encoding hemin uptake protein HemP; amino-acid sequence: MTELNRTSTLSLRRNGSSALTSARPKPAVAQPQPRKTAEPAVATASDERKLDSAALLQGRSHVSIMHNGETYQLRATRLGKLILTK
- a CDS encoding GlcG/HbpS family heme-binding protein, whose product is MRTRAVLTDEDVIRVADAAVAHARANEWNVTIAIVDDGGHLLYLRRLDAAAPITAEIAVAKARTAALGRRESKVYEEVIKQGRTAFLSAPLTGMLEGGVPVTVNGDVIGAVGVSGVKSDQDAAIARAGIVALGVE
- a CDS encoding 4Fe-4S binding protein is translated as MSCASARPTQAHGRPGKLAQAGQWMQRHGAAIRAVQWVVVAVYAFLILVPAVMPLPGDTAHLWSNLTLAAQFVFWGIWWPFVLLSMVLLGRVWCGVLCPEGALTEFASKFGRGRAIPRWMRWGGWPFVAFGLTTIYGQMVSVYQYPKAVLLVLGGSTLGAMVIGFLYGREKRVWCKYLCPVNGVFALLARLAPFRFKVDEDAWRNSYTHGEHGGHRVIPVNCAPLVPLRNMKGAAQCHMCGRCSGHRDAISLSWRSPAEEVVELGDSQANPWDTALILYGLLGVAIGAFHWTGSPWFIGIKQWLAGWLIDRDITWPLDTNAPWFLLTHYPEQNDVFSWLDGTMIVGYIVATALVYGTALLVILAGSTAVLGRFEMRRLHHFAQSLIPLAGAGVFLGLSATTLSLLRAEHVPLDWAAEVRIAILVITNLWSAWLAWRVTGRYSSRFWQRALALAGFALALAVVDSAWWLMFWGWVR
- a CDS encoding FTR1 family iron permease encodes the protein MGQVMFIVWRESVEALLVVGILYAWLKNGDADARRGVPYLWGGVALGIIAAVALGAALVGFTEVLSGDAQDYFQTGMVLVACVLIVQMVLWMKQHGRTLKREMEESLEKSTRDANWWGVTILVALAIAREGSETVIFLYGLGFGQSGHVDASQYLAVLIGLALAFLTFYLLQLGGKIFSWRHFFRVTEIMLLFLGAGLFQTGVDKLIDKEILPTIVDQVWNSSAILDDSSTFGSLVATLTGYRAHPALMNLIAYAVYWLVVWFLVRRATGRAGAVAKRKAA
- a CDS encoding cupredoxin domain-containing protein — encoded protein: MTGKRKFAALALSASFAVSLAGVATVAHAEDLPTFKLEMTDGKLNPARIEVPAGKRIKIEVRNTGKGAAEFESVQLRKEKVLAPGADSFVVIAPLDPGEYKFFDDFHQQAQGVIVAR